From a single Adhaeribacter swui genomic region:
- a CDS encoding restriction endonuclease subunit S, which produces MQNNKLVPKLRFPEFENEEDWEEKFVGDVYEFRVTNSFSRENLNYEKGYVKNIHYGDIHTKFNTLFDIAKEKVPFINPDVPIDKIKEENYCIEGDIIFADASEDLNDIGKSIEIVSLENEQLVSGLHTLLARQKENKLFIGFGGYLFKSHTVRQQIQKEAQGAKVLGISAARISKVKISYPKNLKEQQKIASCLSSLDELIAAHSQKLEALKAHKKGLMQNLFPQEGETVPKCRFPEFANDGEWEKSLLGKLGKFLGGGTPERSNNNYWIGRIPWISSSDIGEDNIHNISITRFINELAVKESATKIIPRGSILFVSRVGVGKLAINQQELCTSQDYTNFIPYTILNYFIGYYFSANKHLLQTLNQGTSIKGFSKADLENIELYYPKSKKEQQRIADCLSALDALITAQVEKIEQLKLHKKGLMQGLFPKVIE; this is translated from the coding sequence ATGCAGAATAATAAATTAGTGCCCAAATTACGCTTTCCAGAGTTTGAAAACGAGGAAGATTGGGAAGAGAAGTTTGTTGGAGATGTTTATGAATTTAGGGTCACTAATTCATTTTCACGGGAAAATTTAAACTATGAAAAAGGGTATGTAAAAAATATTCATTATGGCGATATTCACACTAAGTTTAATACACTTTTTGATATTGCAAAAGAGAAAGTGCCATTTATTAACCCAGATGTTCCAATAGATAAAATAAAGGAAGAAAACTATTGTATTGAAGGAGACATAATATTTGCCGATGCCTCTGAAGATCTGAATGATATAGGTAAAAGCATTGAAATTGTTAGTTTAGAAAATGAACAATTAGTTTCTGGCTTACACACTTTACTAGCAAGACAAAAGGAAAATAAATTATTCATAGGCTTCGGAGGATATTTATTTAAATCTCATACTGTTAGGCAGCAAATACAGAAGGAAGCACAAGGAGCAAAAGTCTTAGGAATTTCAGCTGCAAGGATTTCTAAGGTTAAGATTTCATATCCTAAAAATCTTAAAGAACAGCAAAAAATCGCTTCCTGCCTTTCTTCTTTAGATGAATTAATTGCTGCCCACAGCCAAAAATTAGAAGCCTTAAAAGCACATAAAAAAGGCTTGATGCAAAACCTATTCCCCCAAGAAGGGGAAACTGTTCCAAAATGCCGCTTTCCGGAGTTTGCGAATGATGGGGAGTGGGAAAAAAGTTTATTAGGAAAATTAGGAAAGTTTTTAGGAGGAGGAACACCTGAAAGGTCAAATAATAATTACTGGATTGGAAGGATTCCTTGGATTTCCAGCTCTGATATTGGTGAAGATAATATTCATAACATCTCAATTACTCGATTTATAAATGAGCTGGCAGTAAAAGAATCTGCCACAAAGATAATTCCTAGAGGGAGCATTTTATTTGTATCAAGAGTAGGCGTCGGGAAATTGGCAATTAACCAACAAGAGCTTTGCACTAGTCAGGACTACACTAATTTTATTCCTTATACAATTTTAAATTATTTTATTGGGTATTATTTTTCTGCAAACAAACATCTTCTGCAAACATTGAATCAAGGTACTTCTATTAAAGGTTTTTCAAAGGCCGACTTAGAAAATATTGAGTTATATTATCCTAAAAGCAAAAAAGAACAGCAAAGAATAGCCGACTGTCTTTCTGCTTTAGATGCTTTAATCACTGCACAAGTTGAGAAAATAGAGCAATTGAAACTTCATAAAAAAGGATTGATGCAGGGCTTGTTTCCAAAAGTAATTGAATAA
- a CDS encoding PDDEXK nuclease domain-containing protein, protein MSKEVNNDNAFFTEISQLLQLARSKAYQAVNTLMVQTYWQIGKRIVEKEQQGQSRAGYGDYLITNLSRHLSNSFGKGFSEANLKNIRQFYITFPHFEQLDTHRVANLSWTNIRLIMRLPDAKERDYYLKEAAEQNWSSRVLERNIKSGYYRRLLSTQQNIPATETDKYRPADFIKDPYVAEFLDVPEDLTGKESVLENALIGNLQKFLLELGKGFSFVDRQMRISTESAHFYLDLVFYNYLLKCFVVIDLKTTKLSHADIGQMDMYVRMFDALKRGEDDNPTIGIILCAEKDETMVKYSVLQENKQLFASKYQTVLPSEEELADMIADRNRKLIENAE, encoded by the coding sequence ATGAGTAAAGAGGTAAACAACGACAATGCTTTTTTTACCGAAATCAGTCAATTGTTGCAGCTGGCCAGAAGCAAAGCTTACCAGGCGGTAAATACCTTGATGGTGCAAACGTATTGGCAAATAGGCAAGCGCATTGTAGAAAAAGAACAACAAGGGCAAAGTCGTGCGGGCTATGGCGATTATCTAATTACCAATCTATCTCGGCACTTATCCAACAGCTTTGGCAAAGGCTTCTCCGAAGCTAATTTAAAGAATATCAGGCAGTTTTATATTACCTTCCCGCATTTTGAGCAATTGGATACGCACCGCGTAGCGAATTTGAGCTGGACCAATATCCGGCTTATTATGCGGCTCCCGGATGCAAAAGAACGGGATTATTACCTGAAAGAAGCTGCCGAACAAAACTGGAGTTCCCGGGTGCTGGAGCGTAATATTAAAAGTGGTTATTACCGGCGTTTGCTTTCTACGCAACAAAATATACCGGCTACCGAAACCGATAAATACCGTCCGGCCGATTTTATAAAAGACCCTTATGTAGCGGAGTTTTTAGATGTGCCCGAAGATTTAACCGGCAAGGAATCGGTGCTGGAAAATGCCTTAATTGGCAACTTGCAAAAGTTCTTACTCGAACTAGGAAAAGGCTTTTCGTTCGTAGACCGCCAAATGCGCATTAGTACCGAAAGCGCCCATTTTTACCTCGACTTGGTTTTTTATAATTACTTGCTCAAATGTTTTGTAGTAATTGATTTAAAAACTACCAAACTCAGCCACGCCGACATTGGGCAAATGGATATGTACGTGCGCATGTTTGATGCCCTAAAGCGGGGTGAAGACGATAACCCCACTATTGGTATTATTCTTTGTGCCGAAAAAGACGAGACCATGGTAAAATACTCGGTACTGCAAGAAAACAAACAGCTTTTTGCCTCTAAATACCAAACCGTACTGCCTAGCGAAGAAGAGCTGGCCGACATGATTGCCGACCGAAACCGCAAATTAATTGAGAATGCAGAATAA
- a CDS encoding AAA family ATPase, which produces MSERAKVYKYKNLTKVAVRLRDDLNDHYFVLLYAYNGTGKTRLSMEYKDRSKKRRGNPTQDTLYYNAYTEDLFHWNNDLENDTERHLIINRDSKFFEGFRELALEEKIFAYLERYAEFDFKIDYDDWIIVFSKQVKNPRYRPETTEAEYIKQDYIKISRGEENIFIWCIFLAICELAIDKAASYSWVKYIYIDDPISSLDDNNAITVASDLAQLLKRGKDTVKVVISSHHSLFFNVMYNELRNMEHKSHFLHKNGTDGYILRATDDTPFFHHVALLTELKKAADTGKVNTYHFNMLRSVLEKTSTFFGYDEFSKCIYGVDDEVLFSRALNLLSHGKYSVYQPVEMNIDNKDLFKRILNAFLEKHQFQLPEIFA; this is translated from the coding sequence ATGAGCGAAAGGGCAAAAGTATACAAGTACAAAAATCTAACTAAAGTTGCAGTTAGGTTAAGAGATGATTTAAACGACCATTATTTTGTATTACTATATGCTTACAATGGCACTGGGAAAACCCGTCTTTCTATGGAATATAAAGATAGAAGTAAAAAGCGCAGAGGAAATCCTACCCAAGATACACTCTATTATAATGCTTACACAGAGGACCTTTTTCATTGGAATAATGACCTTGAAAATGATACAGAAAGACATTTAATAATTAATAGAGATTCAAAATTTTTTGAAGGCTTTAGAGAGTTAGCACTTGAAGAGAAAATATTCGCCTATTTAGAACGATACGCAGAGTTCGATTTTAAAATAGATTACGATGATTGGATAATCGTTTTTAGCAAGCAAGTTAAAAATCCAAGATACAGGCCCGAAACAACAGAAGCAGAATATATAAAGCAAGATTATATTAAGATATCCAGAGGCGAAGAAAACATATTTATTTGGTGCATTTTTCTCGCTATTTGTGAATTAGCTATAGATAAAGCGGCATCTTATAGTTGGGTAAAATATATCTATATAGATGACCCGATTTCTTCGCTTGATGACAACAACGCTATCACGGTAGCCAGCGATTTGGCTCAATTACTAAAAAGAGGAAAGGATACCGTAAAAGTAGTTATCTCCTCCCACCACTCGTTATTCTTTAATGTAATGTATAACGAGCTCAGGAATATGGAGCACAAGAGTCATTTCTTACATAAAAACGGTACGGACGGTTATATACTAAGAGCTACCGACGACACGCCATTTTTTCATCATGTTGCTTTATTAACCGAGTTAAAAAAAGCAGCGGATACAGGAAAGGTAAATACCTACCATTTTAATATGCTACGTAGTGTTTTGGAAAAAACATCAACCTTTTTTGGTTATGATGAATTTTCTAAATGCATTTACGGTGTAGATGACGAAGTACTTTTTTCTCGTGCTTTAAATTTACTGAGTCACGGGAAATACTCTGTTTATCAACCTGTTGAAATGAATATAGATAATAAAGACCTGTTTAAAAGAATATTGAATGCGTTTTTGGAGAAACATCAATTCCAATTACCTGAAATATTTGCTTAA
- a CDS encoding type I restriction-modification system subunit M, producing MTQKEQQQLGKTLWNIADNLRGAMNADDFRDYMLSFLFLRYLSYNYEEAAKKELGRDYPDDTPGDVMSTLKVKTPLEIWYNENPDDVIYFEQQMRRKVHYVIKPQHLWSNITELARTQDGELLATLDKGFRFIENESFDNSFQGLFSEINLNSEKLGKTLPERNKKLCNIIQKIAEGIRDFSTDSDTLGDAYEYLIGQFAAGSGKKAGEFYTPQQISTILSKIVILDSHNPTTGPKLKLDKVLDFTCGSGSLLLNVRRRIKENGGSVGKIYGQEKNITTYNLARMNMLLHGMKDTEFEIFHGDTLENQWDLLNEMNPAKKIEFDAIVANPPFSLRWEPNDTLAEDFRFKSYGLAPKSAADFAFLLHGFHFLGKEGTMAIILPHGVLFRGGAEEKIRTKLLKDNNIDTVIGLPSNLFYSTGIPVCILVLKKCKKEDDVLFINASEQYEKGKRQNSLGENHLEAIIQTYKYRSERERYSRRVSIEEIQRNGYNLNISRYVSTSLDEEKIDLKKVNADLAQIEQRIKSSTETHNKFLKELGLDLI from the coding sequence ATGACACAAAAAGAACAACAGCAATTGGGTAAAACCCTTTGGAATATAGCCGATAACTTACGCGGAGCCATGAATGCGGACGATTTTCGCGATTATATGCTTTCGTTTTTATTCCTGCGGTATTTATCCTACAACTACGAAGAGGCCGCTAAGAAAGAATTGGGTAGAGATTATCCAGATGACACTCCAGGGGATGTAATGTCTACACTTAAGGTTAAAACACCTTTAGAGATATGGTACAATGAGAACCCTGATGATGTTATATACTTTGAACAACAGATGCGCAGGAAGGTGCATTATGTAATAAAGCCCCAACACCTTTGGAGCAATATCACAGAACTGGCACGTACACAAGATGGCGAATTGTTAGCCACGCTGGATAAAGGCTTCAGGTTCATCGAAAATGAATCTTTTGATAATTCATTTCAAGGTTTGTTTTCTGAAATAAATTTAAATTCAGAAAAGCTTGGCAAAACTCTACCTGAAAGGAATAAAAAACTTTGCAATATAATTCAGAAAATAGCGGAAGGCATTCGGGATTTCTCCACTGATTCCGACACGCTGGGCGATGCGTACGAGTATTTAATTGGTCAGTTTGCCGCTGGTTCCGGTAAAAAGGCCGGTGAGTTTTACACCCCGCAACAAATCTCGACTATTCTTTCTAAAATTGTCATTCTAGATAGTCATAACCCTACAACAGGTCCAAAGCTAAAACTGGATAAAGTGCTGGATTTTACCTGTGGCTCCGGTTCCTTATTGCTAAACGTAAGAAGGCGCATCAAAGAAAACGGCGGCAGCGTTGGTAAAATTTACGGCCAGGAAAAAAATATTACCACCTACAACCTGGCCCGCATGAATATGCTCTTACACGGCATGAAAGACACCGAGTTCGAGATATTCCACGGCGACACCCTGGAGAACCAATGGGATTTACTCAACGAAATGAATCCAGCCAAAAAGATAGAATTTGATGCCATTGTCGCCAATCCGCCTTTTAGCTTACGCTGGGAACCCAATGATACCTTAGCCGAAGATTTCCGCTTTAAAAGCTACGGTTTAGCCCCCAAGTCCGCTGCCGATTTTGCGTTCTTGTTGCACGGCTTCCATTTTTTAGGCAAAGAGGGCACCATGGCGATTATATTACCCCATGGCGTTTTATTCCGGGGCGGGGCCGAAGAAAAAATCCGTACCAAACTCTTAAAAGACAATAATATTGATACAGTCATTGGATTACCTTCTAATTTGTTTTATTCCACGGGTATTCCGGTTTGTATTCTGGTTTTAAAAAAATGCAAAAAAGAAGACGATGTTTTATTTATCAATGCCAGTGAACAGTATGAAAAAGGGAAAAGGCAAAATAGTTTAGGTGAAAACCATTTAGAAGCTATTATCCAAACATACAAATACCGCAGCGAAAGAGAGCGCTATTCCCGTCGGGTTTCCATAGAAGAAATCCAAAGGAACGGCTATAACTTGAATATTTCCCGATACGTCAGCACCTCCCTTGACGAAGAGAAAATTGACCTTAAAAAAGTAAATGCCGATTTAGCCCAGATTGAGCAGCGAATAAAAAGCAGTACGGAAACCCATAATAAGTTTTTGAAAGAATTAGGCTTAGATTTAATTTAA